A segment of the Streptomyces spororaveus genome:
ACGGTGTCTCCCCCTCCGAGTGCTGTCTCACACCTGCCCTCGACCCGCCCCGTGGGCCCTACGGGCGGGAGATCTGGAGGCACTCGGCATAGACAAGCCCCCCCCCTGCAGCGTTGCGCAGGGGGCCGGATGGTTCGGGTGGGTGGTGGTGTCACCAGCCGTGGATGAAGGCGGCGGCCTCGGCGGCGTTGTCGGCGACTCCGACGGGCAGCCATTCGCCGGACTCGTCGTCGAGCTCGAAGAGGACGCGGGGGGGCGTCGGGGGCGAGGTGCGCGGCTCGGCCGCGAGCCGCCGGGTCCAGGGGTTCGGCGCGGCGGCGTCCTGTGATCTGCCTGTCGGACTCGCGCTGGCGGTCAGGGATGCGCCCGCATCCGCAGCGCGAAAGCCATCCGCTGGGGCGGACGCTTCCTCACCGACGCAGCCTGACCCCAAACCGGTGAACCTATGCGGTCAGAGCACTAGAGCTGGGCACGGCAGCCAAGAAGCGGGATCGGCTGCGGCCGCCGCAGTTCTGGTCCTACGGTGGCCAGGTCAGCGCGAGCATGCGTCAGGTGCAGGTACGTAGGGGTGGGTGCGGTGGATATTCCTCTGGTGGATGCGGTGGCTGCGGTACGCGACGAACTGCTGTCGGCGGCGGCTCAAGTCGGCGCGGATCCTGGGGTGGTATTCGCGGTGGGTCCGGTAGAGATGGAGTTCGAGGTCGAACTGCGGGCGGACGCGAAGGCGAAGGCCGGGTTCAAGCTGTGGGCGGTCGGGGCGGAGACCGAGGCCGGCCTCTCGCGCGGCCGTACCCACCGCGTCTCCTTCACTCTCACCCCCAAGCGTCCCG
Coding sequences within it:
- a CDS encoding trypco2 family protein codes for the protein MDIPLVDAVAAVRDELLSAAAQVGADPGVVFAVGPVEMEFEVELRADAKAKAGFKLWAVGAETEAGLSRGRTHRVSFTLTPKRPDGGDLLVSSAQERPEGPGDVSGRIPD